Below is a window of Flavobacterium sp. N2820 DNA.
GCTGTTGCAGCTTCAGGGTTAACAATAAGTACTCTTGGTGAGTGATTTGGACTTTCATAATTGAAAGGGATTACTCGGTAATTAGTTGTTCCTGGCGTTAACATCTCTAAAGAACTTGATTTAAACATTTCTTTTGAAAAGTTTACCACATTTTCATTTGAAGAACAATTGTGCTTCATCCCTTTTGGACCAAAAGTACAATTATGTACTAAATCATATTTTTCAAGGATTTCACCCGAAGTAGCATCAATTTTAATTTTCCACAAATGTTGCGCATTTTGTGAATAAAATTCGTAACTCCATGACAATCTTAAATCACCATTTTGGTTAGGAAAATAAACCAATTCAGCTCTAATTGGATCCTGATCTAATTCTCCGTTTGATAATTTAAATTTGTTATTTGAAGAAGAAAGAACTGTTGTTGAAAACGTGTTTTCACCCAGTTTATTTAAAACTTTATTAAAAGATTCAACAACTCCAAAAGCAGGATTAACTGTATTAACTTTTGAAGAAACATTGTTTATAAATCCTTCTGGTTCATTGATAATTTCACCTTTTTTAATCCAAAAATAGATGTAAGAATTATCAATTTTAATATTGTTATAGGATTGCATAACTAAATAGTTAACAATTCCGGTGGTTTCTGAACTGGTTTCACTTTGAATAATCCATTGATTGGTTTCAGAAGTAGATAGTCCTAATTTTTCCTTATTTTGATTAATGTAATTTTGAATTTTCAAGCTATCAGACTGGGAAAATCCTAAAGCAGTGATTAACAGAAATAATTGTAGTAATTGTTTTTTCATATTTTATGATAGGTTAGTTTATGCTTAATATCAACAAAATTAGCACTTTATACTAATTTTCAAAATTTTTTAATCTTTATTTTGTGTTTTTAACTTTTGTTTGCCTGAATTGTTTTGAATAACTCAACAGCCTTTCCATCAGTAAGCAACGATACGAAATGACAAATATGTAACAATCTGTCATACAAATTCTCTCTTTGAAATTGAAAACGTTCAGGCAATAATTTCAGTAAAAGAGCATCATAATTTGAGGCTGTTCCGTTTTCTTTTTTGTTTGTTGCCGTACAAAAACCATCTAACAGGCTATTAATTACTTTGTAACCCATTACCTCTTTGTGAATTACTTCCTTACTTTGATATACGTTTTTTATACTGATTTGGATGATGTCGTTCATTTGGGCTTTATACTGACTTTTATCCATTAATGCAAACGGGAATTCTCCTGCTAAAATAGCTTTTTCATTTTCCATAAAAACAGCCACGGCATCATTGATTAAGCTTCCAATAGCTAATGCGCGCAAATAACTGATTCTATCTTCTTTCGTAAGTAATTCGTTATATTTTTTGGTATCAATTCCGTTTTTGACTAATTTAATTAAGTATTCCAATGCGTATTCTTCCGAAATTAAACCTAAGTTAATTCCGTCTTCAAAATCGATAATCGTGTAACAAATATCATCAGCCGCTTCAACCAAATACGCTAACGGATGGCGTTCAAAACCAATATCATTCCCTGATTTATTAGAAATCAAACCTAATTCATTGGCAACCTCAACAAAAAAGGCTTTATCGGATTGAAAAAAACCATATTTTTTATCACAAATTTTCTGTGTAGGTTTTTTTGGTAAACTTTCTTTCGGATATTTCATAAAAGCCCCCAAAGTAGCATATGAAATACGCAAACCTCCTTCTATTCCTTCACGAGAAGCTGCTAAAACTGAAAATCCATTGGCATTCCCTTCAAAATCAATTAAATCTTGCCATTGCTTTTCAGTTAATTGGTCTTTGTATTGCAATCCGTTTCCTGTTTTGAAATATTCGCCAATCGCTTTTTCGCCCGAATGACCGAAAGGTGGATTTCCAATATCATGAGACAATGCCGCAGCAGCTACAATTGCACCAAAATCATTAGCCTGATAACCATAAACTTCTAGTAAATGGGGATAATTGGAAATAATTTGCTTCCCAACTAAACGACCAAGTGAACGTCCCACAACCGAAACCTCTAAACTATGCGTTAGTCGATTGTGCACGAAATCAGTTTTTGAAAGTGGAATGACTTGCGTTTTATCTTGCAAACTTCTAAAAGCAGCAGAAAAAATTATTCGGTCATAATCTACTTCAAAGCCTAATCGTGTGTCATCTTGCTCTTTTCGTAAGCGTTTACTGGTGTCGCCTTGTCTTTTTAAAGACAATAATTGTTCCCATTGCATCATAAGATTCTAGATTGAAGATTGCAGATTTTTGATTTCAGAGTTTACTCTTTTTCGTTTGCCAAGAAGAAATTTCTGGATTTTTTTGGATACTGATTGTAACTTTTATCACTCGGATTTACAATAACCGATTTGATGTTGATTTCGTCTCCTAACTTGAAGTTTTTTTCTGTGTATTGGTAATCCAATAAATATTCGCCACAGAAATAGTTTCCGTCTGCATCTTTTTCTATGATTCCTGTGTGAACGCCTTTTTTATCTTTTGACATAATCTGTTTATTTTTTTCAAATGTACGAATTGAAATGCAATTTTTTAAAACAAAAACAGCCATCAAATGACGACTGTTTTCTATATTCTATGTTCCGTATTCTATATTCTAATTAAGAACCACACATTTCACAATCTTCTGGACCTGCATTTTTTGCTAGTTCAATCATTGCTCTGTATTCTTCAGCTGTCATTTCTGCTGGTTCTTCTAAAACCGCAATAGCTTCTAATTTTTGAGCAATTGGTTGTTCTTGTACTTCGATTGGTTCTGCTTTTTTATCGTTATTTAAAGTAAACTTAATCGCATCAACTGCAGATTTAGTTCTTAAATAATACATTCCGGTTTTTAAACCTGATTTCCAAGCGTAAAAATGCATCGAAGTTAATTTAGCATAATTTGCATCTTGCATAAACAAGTTCAACGATTGCGATTGGTCAATAAAATACCCTCTTTGACGACTCATATCGATAATATCTTTCATTGACATTTCCCAAACCGTTTTGTACAATTCTTTTAAATCGGATGGAATTCTTTCGATGTTTTGAACCGAACCATTGTGACGCATGATTTCTTGCTTCAAGGTTTCGTTCCACAATCCTCTTTCTACTAAATCGTTCAACAAATGTTTATTTACTACGATGAATTCTCCCGAAAGTACTCTTCTGGTATAAATATTAGAAGTGTATGGTTCAAAAGCTTCGTTGTTTCCTAAAATTTGAGACGTTGAAG
It encodes the following:
- the dgt gene encoding dGTP triphosphohydrolase, encoding MQWEQLLSLKRQGDTSKRLRKEQDDTRLGFEVDYDRIIFSAAFRSLQDKTQVIPLSKTDFVHNRLTHSLEVSVVGRSLGRLVGKQIISNYPHLLEVYGYQANDFGAIVAAAALSHDIGNPPFGHSGEKAIGEYFKTGNGLQYKDQLTEKQWQDLIDFEGNANGFSVLAASREGIEGGLRISYATLGAFMKYPKESLPKKPTQKICDKKYGFFQSDKAFFVEVANELGLISNKSGNDIGFERHPLAYLVEAADDICYTIIDFEDGINLGLISEEYALEYLIKLVKNGIDTKKYNELLTKEDRISYLRALAIGSLINDAVAVFMENEKAILAGEFPFALMDKSQYKAQMNDIIQISIKNVYQSKEVIHKEVMGYKVINSLLDGFCTATNKKENGTASNYDALLLKLLPERFQFQRENLYDRLLHICHFVSLLTDGKAVELFKTIQANKS